Proteins from one Verrucomicrobiota bacterium genomic window:
- a CDS encoding rhomboid family intramembrane serine protease: protein MKKFPPVVLVLIAINALVFAPSLLAPEIGRSIQNHFALYFPKNDEFQLIQFISYMFLHGSPAHIFFNMFALASFGVPLTMIWGWRRFLSFYFATGIGAAIIYTAVNYYQFSNAYGILIGAGFTEDSIKVLLESFKADPSLTSKVPEKVIKSLISIYHAPAVGASGAIYGILVAFGVLFPNAKLSLMFIPAPVAAKFFIPALVLLDMFSGITGFSLFGGGIAHWAHVGGAVIGFLIMLYWKAKLSRR from the coding sequence ATGAAAAAGTTTCCACCCGTTGTTCTCGTATTGATCGCAATCAATGCGCTCGTCTTTGCACCTTCTCTCCTTGCGCCCGAAATCGGGAGAAGCATCCAAAATCACTTTGCCTTGTATTTTCCAAAGAATGATGAATTTCAACTGATCCAATTCATCAGCTACATGTTTCTTCATGGCAGCCCGGCTCATATTTTCTTCAACATGTTCGCGCTGGCATCCTTTGGGGTCCCTTTAACCATGATATGGGGATGGCGTCGTTTCCTTTCATTCTATTTCGCCACTGGAATCGGAGCAGCAATCATTTACACGGCGGTAAACTATTATCAATTTTCAAACGCCTATGGTATTTTGATTGGTGCGGGATTCACTGAAGATAGTATAAAAGTTCTATTAGAAAGCTTCAAAGCTGACCCTAGCTTAACGTCGAAAGTACCCGAAAAGGTCATAAAGTCCCTTATAAGTATTTATCACGCTCCAGCAGTAGGTGCCTCGGGAGCAATTTATGGAATCCTGGTGGCGTTTGGAGTTCTCTTTCCCAACGCAAAGCTCAGCCTCATGTTCATTCCTGCCCCTGTGGCGGCGAAATTCTTCATACCCGCGCTGGTCTTGTTGGATATGTTTTCGGGCATCACCGGGTTTTCTCTTTTTGGTGGAGGCATAGCGCACTGGGCTCATGTGGGAGGAGCAGTTATTGGTTTCCTGATAATGCTCTACTGGAAAGCCAAGCTAAGCAGGCGATAG
- a CDS encoding PSD1 and planctomycete cytochrome C domain-containing protein has protein sequence MRISYLVIFASAVYLFSVGSLAAKDTINFNRDIRPILSDKCFLCHGPDEADREEDLRLDIPDGRLGALTPRDDYFIIKPGEPEESELFWRITEEFEDERMPPANSHKEPLNEQEIALFKQWIIEGGEYRDFWAFIPPTKTKLAKVKNKKWGASEIDNRVMASLEEQGLKPNPEADKRTLIRRATFDLTGLPPTLDEINEFLNDKSQNAYTRLVDRLLEKKSYGEHMARYWADLVRLADTNGMHHDFDREFSTYRDWVIRSYNNNLPFDEFIKYQLAGDLYDDPSREHLVASGFNRLHLIIDKGTALPEESLHKNVVDRVEAFGTTFLGLTVQCAQCHDHKYDPITQKDYYQLYAFFNNFGGAAETGGEPERGLQPPFINLTTPKQEKILADFDGRNRALDFELQAIERLQGLSEKWPDKFSKVAVPWIWTEPGPQSKSVEFRTTLDLPEKPETAMARFVALPEPDSFKRGAFQGTIPKSNDVQNAGGNAAVVSEAEVFVNGVSLGKALTLNDGVAAELSDILQAGENVITAKSSGKTGFAFILEYTIGEETNSFTTSPDWMVRSDKDSAWASSIEVHDPDHESIWTTRVRSKDVLSVQKQIVDLKANRTAYYHTIPGAMIMSEMDPPRQTTMLIGGAYDAPDAQVERNTPGFLPPMEGKRGMYSRMDLAEWLVSPQHPLTARVVVNRFWQQIFGVGLVKTSEDFGAQGEWPSHPELLDELAVSFMDSGWDVKLLFRSILLSNTYKQSSDAQSAAYTKDPENRKLARGSRYRLDAEVIRDQLLAVSGQLNRTMYGKSVRPPQPEGLWEMVNMVANRPYIPDNDDNIYRRSLYTFWRRAIPPPQMTIMNAPSREYCLPRRERTNTPLQALLMMNEEQYFKAAKACAKLTLEETDDPERGLRVTYEKITSHQPADDRLKLMEKTLAEFFDIYENDKALTESLTPELSGSEFAKRVELAAWTMMTHSLLNLELTKVRR, from the coding sequence ATGAGAATTTCCTATTTAGTAATTTTTGCCTCGGCAGTTTATCTTTTCTCTGTTGGCAGTCTGGCGGCGAAAGACACCATCAACTTCAACCGGGACATTCGTCCGATCCTCTCTGATAAGTGTTTCCTTTGTCATGGTCCTGATGAAGCGGATCGCGAAGAAGACTTACGCTTGGATATTCCTGATGGCAGGCTCGGCGCGCTGACGCCTCGGGATGATTACTTTATTATCAAACCTGGTGAGCCTGAGGAAAGTGAGCTGTTTTGGCGAATCACCGAAGAGTTTGAAGATGAAAGAATGCCGCCGGCAAATTCCCACAAGGAGCCCCTCAACGAGCAGGAAATTGCGCTATTCAAACAGTGGATCATTGAAGGTGGAGAATACCGGGATTTTTGGGCGTTTATTCCTCCAACCAAAACCAAGTTAGCGAAGGTCAAGAATAAGAAATGGGGCGCAAGCGAGATCGACAACCGCGTAATGGCATCCCTGGAAGAACAAGGACTGAAACCGAATCCTGAGGCCGATAAACGAACGCTCATTCGACGAGCGACCTTCGACTTGACGGGGCTACCGCCAACTCTCGATGAGATTAATGAATTTCTAAATGATAAAAGTCAAAATGCTTACACTCGCTTGGTTGACCGCTTGCTCGAGAAAAAATCGTACGGCGAGCACATGGCTCGCTACTGGGCGGACTTGGTTCGCTTGGCCGATACTAATGGGATGCACCACGATTTTGATCGGGAGTTCTCAACTTATCGTGATTGGGTGATACGATCCTATAATAATAACCTGCCGTTTGATGAGTTTATAAAATACCAGTTGGCGGGTGACTTGTATGATGACCCTAGCCGAGAGCATTTGGTTGCATCCGGGTTTAATCGTCTTCACCTGATCATCGACAAAGGCACCGCCCTTCCTGAGGAGAGTTTGCACAAAAATGTTGTTGATCGTGTCGAGGCCTTCGGCACGACTTTTCTTGGACTCACGGTTCAATGCGCGCAATGCCACGATCACAAATATGACCCCATTACTCAAAAGGACTACTACCAGTTGTACGCCTTTTTTAATAATTTTGGTGGAGCTGCTGAAACGGGCGGAGAACCGGAACGAGGTCTTCAGCCACCATTCATAAATCTTACCACGCCGAAGCAGGAAAAAATACTGGCCGATTTCGACGGGAGAAACCGGGCGCTTGATTTTGAACTCCAAGCGATAGAACGTCTCCAGGGCTTGTCGGAAAAATGGCCTGATAAATTTAGTAAAGTTGCTGTGCCCTGGATATGGACTGAACCCGGGCCGCAGTCTAAGAGTGTTGAGTTTAGAACGACCCTGGATCTGCCTGAGAAACCAGAAACTGCAATGGCGCGATTTGTTGCTCTACCGGAACCGGATTCATTTAAGAGAGGTGCTTTTCAGGGGACCATTCCTAAATCGAACGACGTTCAAAATGCTGGGGGAAATGCTGCTGTTGTTTCGGAAGCTGAAGTGTTCGTGAATGGCGTTTCCTTAGGGAAAGCGCTCACCTTGAATGATGGAGTGGCTGCCGAATTGAGCGACATTCTTCAAGCTGGAGAAAATGTTATAACCGCAAAATCCTCAGGGAAAACCGGGTTTGCCTTTATTCTTGAATACACAATTGGGGAAGAAACGAACTCATTTACGACTAGTCCCGATTGGATGGTGAGGAGCGACAAAGATTCGGCCTGGGCGTCCTCCATCGAAGTGCACGACCCGGACCATGAAAGCATCTGGACTACGAGGGTACGCTCGAAAGACGTGCTGAGCGTCCAAAAGCAGATCGTTGATTTGAAGGCCAATCGAACGGCCTATTACCATACCATACCAGGCGCGATGATCATGTCCGAAATGGATCCTCCTCGCCAAACGACGATGTTGATAGGTGGGGCTTACGATGCTCCCGATGCTCAGGTCGAACGCAACACACCAGGCTTTCTGCCACCCATGGAAGGGAAAAGGGGCATGTACTCCCGCATGGATCTGGCTGAGTGGCTTGTCTCGCCCCAACACCCTTTGACAGCTCGCGTTGTGGTTAACCGGTTCTGGCAGCAGATATTCGGAGTGGGATTGGTTAAAACTTCGGAGGACTTTGGTGCTCAAGGAGAATGGCCCAGTCACCCTGAATTGTTAGATGAACTAGCGGTCTCCTTTATGGACTCCGGTTGGGATGTGAAACTGCTATTTCGTTCAATCCTGCTATCCAATACTTACAAACAAAGTTCAGACGCCCAATCAGCCGCTTATACCAAAGATCCGGAGAACCGGAAGTTGGCCCGTGGTTCCCGCTATCGTCTGGATGCTGAGGTGATCCGCGATCAGCTTTTAGCCGTCAGCGGTCAGCTCAACAGGACCATGTACGGCAAGAGTGTAAGGCCACCCCAACCAGAGGGATTATGGGAAATGGTAAACATGGTCGCAAACAGACCCTATATCCCTGACAACGACGATAACATCTACCGTCGAAGTCTCTACACATTTTGGAGACGAGCTATTCCGCCACCGCAAATGACGATTATGAATGCCCCTTCGAGGGAATATTGTCTTCCAAGAAGAGAACGTACCAATACACCCCTTCAGGCACTGCTCATGATGAATGAGGAACAGTACTTCAAAGCAGCAAAGGCTTGCGCGAAACTGACACTTGAGGAAACCGATGATCCTGAAAGAGGATTAAGGGTTACCTACGAAAAGATCACGTCTCATCAACCTGCGGACGATCGCCTGAAACTCATGGAGAAAACTCTGGCTGAGTTTTTTGATATCTATGAAAATGATAAGGCATTGACCGAGTCGCTTACGCCAGAGTTAAGCGGATCAGAATTTGCCAAGCGAGTGGAGCTCGCTGCGTGGACCATGATGACTCACAGTCTGCTCAATTTGGAACTCACAAAGGTAAGGAGATAA
- a CDS encoding DUF1501 domain-containing protein has translation MDQFQSFCDQLNRRQFIKRASIGLGIAALGGSMEPLVASVQPGLHHAAKAKRVIFLFMAGAPSQLDLFDYKPELEKLHGKELPKEISKGQRVTSMTRGKKQEICASIFKFAPQGKSGLMMSELLPHLSRHADDICMIKSTHTEAINHDPAKTFFCTGSEMPGKASMGSWLSYGLGTLNRDLPDFVILSSAFWSGKTNVQALYSRLWGTGFLPGKHQGIAFQSVGDPVLFLSNPNGVDRKARSKMLDFVSQVNAEQKLVTGDPEIQTSIAQQEMAFRMQASVPELTDLSGESEATLELYGPEVNQTGSFARNCLLARRMAERDVRFVQLFHRGWDHHRDLPLHLRGQARDVDQPISGLLTDLKQRGLLEDTLVVFAGEFGRTTYAQNLTPGDREDYGRDHHPRCFTTWMAGGGIKGGISYGETDDFCYNVVKDPVHVRDLHATMFHQLGINHTKLTFPHQGLDQKLTGVEKAYVVKDIIA, from the coding sequence ATGGATCAATTTCAATCATTCTGTGACCAACTCAATCGCCGGCAATTTATCAAGCGTGCATCAATCGGGTTAGGCATCGCCGCGCTGGGAGGATCGATGGAACCTCTTGTGGCCTCGGTCCAACCAGGTCTGCATCATGCCGCCAAGGCGAAGCGGGTCATTTTCCTTTTCATGGCTGGCGCGCCGAGTCAGCTGGACCTGTTTGATTACAAGCCTGAACTGGAAAAGTTACATGGTAAGGAATTACCCAAGGAGATCAGCAAAGGTCAGCGTGTGACTAGCATGACCCGTGGTAAAAAGCAGGAGATCTGCGCCTCCATTTTCAAGTTCGCGCCACAGGGAAAAAGTGGATTGATGATGAGTGAGTTGCTGCCGCATCTGTCCAGGCACGCCGATGACATCTGCATGATCAAGTCGACTCATACCGAGGCGATTAATCACGACCCGGCTAAAACATTTTTCTGCACCGGTTCGGAAATGCCGGGAAAAGCGAGTATGGGTTCCTGGCTTAGTTACGGTCTTGGGACTTTGAATCGTGATCTACCTGACTTTGTGATTTTGTCCTCAGCTTTTTGGTCGGGAAAAACGAATGTGCAGGCTCTTTACAGTCGCCTTTGGGGCACGGGTTTCCTTCCCGGCAAACACCAGGGCATTGCTTTTCAATCGGTGGGTGATCCGGTGTTATTTCTTTCCAACCCCAATGGAGTCGACCGGAAGGCTCGCAGCAAGATGCTCGACTTTGTCAGTCAGGTAAATGCCGAGCAGAAACTTGTAACTGGAGATCCGGAGATCCAGACTTCGATTGCCCAACAGGAAATGGCGTTTCGTATGCAGGCATCGGTCCCGGAGCTAACTGATTTGAGTGGTGAGAGTGAGGCGACTCTCGAGCTTTATGGACCTGAAGTTAATCAAACGGGATCATTCGCGCGCAATTGTTTACTGGCTCGTCGAATGGCTGAAAGGGATGTGCGTTTCGTTCAACTTTTCCATCGCGGGTGGGATCACCACCGCGATCTTCCTTTGCATCTCCGTGGGCAGGCGCGTGATGTCGATCAACCGATCTCGGGTTTGCTCACAGATCTCAAACAGCGTGGATTGCTTGAAGATACTCTGGTTGTGTTTGCCGGGGAATTTGGCCGAACGACCTATGCACAGAACTTAACTCCCGGAGATAGAGAAGACTATGGTCGTGATCACCATCCGCGTTGTTTCACAACCTGGATGGCCGGCGGCGGTATCAAAGGCGGTATCAGCTACGGGGAGACCGATGACTTCTGCTACAACGTTGTGAAAGATCCGGTCCACGTGCGGGATCTCCACGCCACCATGTTTCACCAATTGGGTATTAATCACACCAAGCTCACTTTCCCGCACCAAGGCTTGGACCAAAAGCTCACCGGCGTCGAAAAAGCCTACGTTGTAAAAGACATCATTGCTTAA
- a CDS encoding DUF5916 domain-containing protein: protein MSFLRNLNVSLPFCVVAIWVLFFVGAVAEDGGITRTIPEISEIDPQRLIHGFKPEITAVRVKTPPKIDGHLDEEIWRTAPSSGPLIRNNPRPGEPMPQPSEFRVAYDDNFIYMAIWHWDSEPDEIVARYMRRDDSQRPDDYSIIVFDTFNDERNGYWFRINPNGAREDGTISNNTTLNTQWDGIWDLKTQVNQFGWFAELAFPLTTFSFDPNSQEWGLNVTRNIKRIDQRGLWASPRSSMRSYYVSEAGKLKGLSGLQQGLGLEFNPYILGTQSEDKDLGTNDFDFEWGGDFRYRITPKMSATISYNTDFASAETDARQVNLTRFSLFFPEKRRFFLEDAGVFNFGGFGERFSRRSRTSPVFLPYFSRRIGLNSSGEVVPLLGAAKLTGRVGEFDIGLINAVIDSTDELGSQNAFVGRVSRQVFDQSSVGVLATHGDPNSDYDNLLLGSDFRFLTDNFLNKYRLEANVFLLGSESDDPAFGDGLAPSFGGNVILPADEFNVELALLHIDENYNPALGFAPRRGIRRYFTNLTYQPFTESVSWLRQYYLLYDGEIVTNFSNEQESSTHTFTPVGFAFENADYAEIRIENSSDAPSEDFDISDDVSISAGDYRWTRGIINIETATRRMFCLQHEFSFGDFYDGTRTENTSELTFAPSKYFGSILAYTKQNVKLSGGDFDIKLASLTALVNFTPDFTWSNIVQYDNISDSLGVNSRLIWEYRPGKKIFLVLNQSYLDERTGFVLKQSDTTLKLSSIFRF from the coding sequence GTGTCTTTTCTAAGAAACCTAAATGTATCTTTGCCATTTTGCGTTGTCGCAATTTGGGTGTTATTTTTTGTCGGCGCAGTGGCGGAGGATGGAGGAATAACGAGAACGATCCCAGAGATTTCCGAGATTGACCCTCAACGCTTGATTCATGGATTTAAACCCGAAATCACCGCGGTGCGGGTGAAAACACCTCCGAAGATTGATGGACATTTAGATGAAGAGATTTGGCGCACCGCTCCCAGCAGTGGACCTCTGATTCGAAACAATCCGAGACCCGGGGAACCCATGCCTCAGCCGAGCGAGTTCCGTGTGGCTTATGATGACAATTTTATCTACATGGCCATCTGGCATTGGGATTCAGAACCAGATGAAATTGTGGCGCGTTACATGCGCCGGGATGATTCCCAGCGTCCTGACGATTATTCTATCATCGTTTTTGATACCTTCAACGATGAGCGCAACGGTTATTGGTTTCGAATCAATCCCAATGGCGCGCGTGAGGATGGGACCATTAGTAACAACACAACTTTAAATACTCAGTGGGACGGCATTTGGGATCTCAAAACCCAGGTCAACCAATTCGGATGGTTTGCAGAACTGGCGTTTCCGCTGACTACTTTCAGTTTTGATCCTAATAGTCAGGAATGGGGTCTGAATGTTACACGCAATATCAAACGAATTGATCAACGTGGTCTCTGGGCTTCGCCCCGCTCGTCCATGCGGTCCTATTATGTTTCGGAGGCTGGTAAACTGAAAGGATTAAGCGGACTGCAGCAGGGCTTGGGCTTGGAGTTCAATCCCTACATTCTTGGGACGCAGTCAGAGGACAAGGACTTGGGCACAAATGATTTTGATTTCGAATGGGGTGGTGATTTTCGATACCGCATTACCCCAAAAATGAGCGCTACTATCAGTTACAACACTGACTTTGCTTCGGCAGAGACGGATGCGCGTCAGGTAAACTTAACCCGCTTCTCCCTGTTTTTTCCTGAGAAACGACGATTCTTTCTCGAAGATGCCGGCGTCTTTAATTTTGGCGGATTTGGTGAGCGATTCAGTCGACGGTCCAGAACGAGCCCGGTTTTTCTACCTTATTTTAGTAGACGGATTGGATTAAATAGCAGCGGAGAAGTGGTTCCATTGCTCGGTGCTGCCAAATTGACAGGTCGAGTAGGGGAGTTCGACATCGGCCTCATCAATGCAGTGATTGATTCCACGGACGAACTCGGTAGTCAGAACGCTTTTGTTGGCCGGGTAAGTCGGCAGGTTTTCGACCAGTCCTCTGTAGGAGTATTGGCTACGCACGGCGATCCCAACTCCGATTATGATAACCTGTTGCTTGGTTCAGATTTCCGGTTTCTGACAGATAACTTTCTTAATAAATATCGATTGGAGGCTAATGTGTTTTTGTTGGGTTCGGAGTCCGATGATCCGGCTTTTGGAGATGGATTGGCTCCCAGTTTCGGAGGCAACGTAATATTGCCTGCGGATGAATTCAATGTGGAGCTTGCCCTGTTACACATCGACGAGAACTATAACCCCGCTCTTGGTTTCGCACCCAGGCGTGGTATCCGGCGGTATTTTACGAATCTTACTTACCAGCCCTTTACTGAGTCAGTGTCCTGGTTGCGGCAGTATTATCTCCTCTACGATGGTGAGATAGTTACCAACTTTTCCAATGAACAGGAATCGTCCACTCACACCTTTACACCGGTGGGCTTCGCTTTTGAAAACGCTGACTACGCGGAAATAAGAATCGAAAATTCATCTGATGCTCCGTCAGAGGATTTCGATATTTCTGATGACGTTTCTATCTCCGCCGGCGATTATCGCTGGACGCGTGGCATCATCAACATAGAGACCGCCACCCGACGCATGTTTTGCCTGCAGCATGAGTTTTCCTTTGGCGATTTCTATGATGGAACCCGGACGGAAAATACATCCGAACTAACATTCGCACCCTCGAAATATTTTGGATCCATCCTGGCTTACACGAAACAGAATGTGAAATTATCGGGCGGTGACTTCGATATCAAATTGGCTTCGCTCACTGCTCTGGTCAACTTCACCCCGGACTTCACCTGGTCGAACATTGTTCAGTACGACAACATCTCCGATTCACTGGGTGTTAATAGTCGATTGATCTGGGAGTATCGTCCGGGCAAAAAAATATTTTTGGTTCTTAACCAAAGCTACCTCGACGAACGCACCGGGTTTGTTCTAAAGCAGAGCGACACGACCTTGAAGCTGAGCTCGATATTTCGGTTCTAG